The following coding sequences are from one Lolium rigidum isolate FL_2022 chromosome 6, APGP_CSIRO_Lrig_0.1, whole genome shotgun sequence window:
- the LOC124666317 gene encoding transcription factor bHLH112-like encodes MADEWWSPSQRSHGTSACSAAPLMDTGHAAACGWTSPAAESTSSITFQDPRRSSNTSHQPLSDAVSSLADPRMDWTQAFLSGRSDAGFQAMLQDDMAASTTTRPLFRAHQPSAIETVMNNPFRDMGHGFGLLDQVPAASSPYSTAPMDGMFDNAAAPVAAGHNVPMFGECQSTASYDASSAGMQMQSGGAQLQYLSGSGSYMPFGGAALSSHLLLQALQPKTSYSSNSSNLMAKSAEHACSPAGRKIESDSPAAAKRPRIEAPSPLPTFKVRKEKLGDRITALQQLVSPFGKTDTASVLHEANEYIKFLHDQVASLTYPYLKKANPLQQFQPKGSENAKNDSGEPKKDLRSRGLCLVPVATTYTVASETVPEFWYPTFGGTFR; translated from the exons ATGGCCGACGAGTGGTGGAGTCCTTCTCAGAGAAGCCACGGCACGTCGGCGTGCTCCGCCGCGCCACTCATGGACACCGGTCATGCAGCTGCATGCGGCTGGACGTCCCCCGCTGCGGAGTCCACGAGCTCAATAACCTTCCAggaccctcgccggagcagcaacaCCTCTCACCAGCCTTTATCTGATGCCGTTTCCTCCCTTGCCGATCCACGCATGGACTGGACGCAGGCCTTCTT GAGCGGGAGAAGCGACGCTGGCTTCCAAGCCATGCTTCAAGACGACATGGCGGCGTCAACGACGACGAGGCCCTTATTTCGAGCTCATCAGCCGTCGGCCATCGAGACCGTGATGAATAACCCATTCAGGGACATGGGCCACGGCTTCGGCTTGCTCGACCAGGTTCCTGCAGCGTCCTCTCCGTATAGCACGGCCCCGATGGATGGCATGTTCGACAACGCGGCCgcgccggtggcggcggggcatAACGTTCCGATGTTCGGGGAGTGCCAGTCCACGGCGAGCTACGACGCCAGTTCGGCGGGGATGCAGATGCAAAGCGGTGGCGCCCAACTGCAGTACTTGTCCGGGTCCGGCAGCTACATGCCTTTCGGTGGTGCCGCTCTATCGTCGCATCTTCTCTTGCAAGCCCTACAACCCAAAACCAGCTACAGCTCGAACTCCAGTAATCTCATGGCCAAG TCTGCCGAGCACGCCTGCTCACCGGCGGGGAGGAAAATCGAATCCGACAGCCCGGCGGCAGCGAAAAGGCCGCGGATCGAGGCGCCATCGCCGTTGCCCACGTTTAAG GTGAGGAAAGAGAAGCTAGGGGACAGAATCACTGCGCTCCAGCAACTAGTCTCGCCTTTTGGAAAG ACCGATACCGCATCGGTTCTTCACGAGGCCAACGAATACATCAAGTTCCTCCATGACCAAGTTGCG TCTCTGACCTATCCGTATTTGAAGAAGGCGAACCCATTGCAGCAGTTCCAGCCGAAG GGTTCTGAGAATGCAAAAAACGACAGTGGCGAGCCGAAGAAGGATCTCCGAAGCCGAGGCTTGTGCCTTGTGCCGGTAGCAACGACGTACACGGTTGCAAGCGAGACGGTGCCGGAATTCTG